ATTGTCAGCAAAAGGCATATTCTGGGCATCTGCTACGCGAAAAGCAGTCTTTGTACTCAACCCAACTTCTTTAGCTCGTTCAGTAGCTCTGGCGGCTTGAACAGGACTTAGTGTAATCCCAGTGGCCTTGGCGTTAAACTTTTGTGCTAGGTATAGAGAACTGCCACCAATCCCACAACCTACATCTAGGATATTCTGAGCTTGGTGCATCTTTGCCCATTGGAGCAATTGTTCAATCAGGTCAATTTGTGCCTGCCGTCGGTCTTTTTTCTCATTGCCAGCTGGACCATAGTAGCCATGATGCATGTGTTCGCCCCACACCTGTTCCCACAGACCAGAGGAGGCATCGTAAAACTGCTGAATTTGCTGATAAAGTGTCACAGTCATGAAATTACAGCTTTAAGGCAGACCGGAATTAGCGTAGCAGACGATGGTGGTATTTGACTCAACAGCAGCAGTAAGCTCTTAAAGAGAACTATTGAGTTAAACCCCACCCTAGGAACTGCGATTGCTCTATGACTGTCCCTCGTACAATTTGCCTCGGATTTTTGGTCATGATTACTGTGGGAACCATCCTCCTGATGATGCCGTTTTCCACTGCTACTGGCACTTGGAATGACCCGATTGTGGCTCTGTTCACATCCACTTCTGCTGTCTGTGTCACGGGTCTTACAGTTGTGGATACTGGTACTTATTTTTCTTTTTGGGGACAATTCTTTGTTGTCGCTCTTGTTCAAATTGGCGGACTGGGCTATATGACGGCAACTACCTTTCTTCTAATGCTGCTCGGTGCCAAATTTGGTCTGCGAGATAAAATTGCCATTCAACAAGCTTTAGATAGAACTGGAATGCACGACAGCTCCCAATTAATCCGCTCGATCATTGCAACGACAATGATTTTTGAAATTACTGGAATTTTCTTACTACTGCCAGTTTTTGTTCCTAATTATGGATTTAATCAAGGACTTTGGTTAGCTATTTTTCATAGCATTAACTCTTGGAATAACGCTGGCTTTGGTTTGTTTAAAGATAATTTTATTGGCTATCAGACATCTGTCCCCTTAGTTCTTGTAGTTACTGTATTAATTATTTTTGGAGGCATTGGTTATCAAGTAATTTTGGAGATGTACCTCTGGTTACGCGATCGCTTGTTGCGAAAGCCCGAGAGAATTATATTTTCCTTAGATTTTAAAGTAGCCACCAGCACTACCTTGATATTGTTAGTTACTGGGACAATTGCATTTTTCTTCATAGAGCTAAGAAATCCCGCAACATTTGGCGATCTAAACTTAGGAAACCGATTGCTCGCAGCCTGGTTTCAATCTGTAACGACTAGAACTGCCGGCTTTAATACCATAGATATCGGACAAATGACTACAGCTGGTTTATTTCTAACAATTGCGTTTATGTTTATTGGTGCTAGTCCGGGTGGTACTGGTGGTGGGATGAAAACGACGACTCTGCGAATATTAACAAGTTGTACAAAGGCAATTTTGCAAGGTAAAGAACAAGTACTATTGTATGAACGAAAAATACCAGTGACGCTAATTTTGAAAGCCATTGGTGTTGTGGTTGGCTCAGTGGCAACGGTGATGATATCAACTATATTAATTGCACTAGCTGAGCCGGACTTGGATTTTATCAAAATCTTGTTTGAAGCTGTGTCAGCTTTTGCCACGGTGGGACTTTCGACTGGCATCACGCCAAGTGTCTCAGCTGCCGCTAAAGTGATCTTAATTGTGACCATGTACGTGGGACGGGTTGGCGTTTTATTGCTGATGGCGGCTTTGTTAGGCAACCCCCGTCCTACCTCAGTCCAGTATCCAGAGGAAAATTTACTTGTGGGATAGTCAGCGAACAGAGCAGGGGAAGCAGGCGCACAAAGAAGACTATATTTAAATTGAGTTGATCTAGCAGAGTTACCTGACCTAGAGACAGCTAGAAAAAGCAAAGGTAAAAAGCGTGAATCTGTCGTCTTTAAATTTTTTTCGCAGTCTCCGTAAAGACAATAAACAATTTGCCGTGATTGGACTAGGACGCTTTGGTCGAGCAGTCTGTACAACACTCCACCGATTAGGCTACGATGTGCTGGGAACAGATATTGATGAAAAGCTCGTCGCCCAAGCCTTGACGGATCAGATAGTTGCTCATGCTCTGCAGCTAGACTCGACGGAACCTGGTTCGCTTAGAGAAGCAGGAATTTATGAGCTTGATACAGTGATTGTGGCGATTGGGAATTATATCCAGGAAAGCATCATTACGACCTTGAATGTGAAGGAGGCGGGAGTGCCGCATGTAGTGGCTAAAGCTTCTACAGAAATACATGGTAAGCTGCTGCAGCGAGTGGGAGCCGATCACGTTGTTTTTCCTGAGTACGAAGCTGGTTGTGCATTGGCGCGATCGCTCACTAAACCAGCCATCTTAGACCGATTTGACCTTGATCCAGATAACAGCATTGTTGAACTAATAGTGCCAGATGAATTTCATGGCAGAACAATCGCCGAACTTCAACTCCGCAGCCGCTATGGTCTGAATTTGCTCGCAGTGAGTCAGGAGGACAAGTTTGAGATTAATCCTGACCCCAGGAAGCGTCTGGAGCGGGGTTCAGCAATGGTGGTAATTGGTTGTAATAAAGATATTAATCGCTTGCCAATTTGAACCAGCAGAAGCTATAAGTAATTTTCACTTCTATGCAACACGCCTGTAATAGGAGTGACACACGGGACGTATAGATTGAGAAGAGTCATTCTAGTCAAATAGAGTTTTCCTAGTTGCTGGCTGACCACTCTTAATGTATACCTCAGAACTTCCTAGTAACAGGTGCTATAAATGCAAATAAACCGGCGTGATTCCGAGCCTGATTTAGGGCAGCCTAATGGCACACCATTCAATTCTTCAGTCTACAAAAATCGAGATTTGGCAAAGTTTTCTTGGCAAAAGCCAGCTACCTATTTATCGCTCGTGCTACTCGGAGCTGGAATTACCCTTTCAGGCAACTACCTAGTCTCAAGAAATTCACTATCAATCCCGCTGTCTGGGACTCAGTCATCTATCATTCCAGCTGCTCAAGCCAGCTTACCCCCCGTCACTGATTCAAACTTTGTTACTGCTGTGGTAGAGAGGGTTGGTCCAGCTGTGGTGCGAATTGATGCTTCTAAAACAGTAACCACTGCAACCCCAGAGATCTTTAATGACCCGTTCTTTCGTCAATTTTTTGGGTCTGAATTGCCTACCCAACCAAATCAGCAAATTCAACGCGGAACTGGCTCTGGCTTCATTTTTGGTGCTGATGGTCGCATTCTCACCAATGCTCACGTTGTTGATGGCGCAGATACGGTGAGAGTGACACTGAAGGATGGACGCACCTTTCAGGGTAAGGTGATGGGAACAGATCCAGTAACAGATGTAGCTGTGGTTAAAATTCAGGCTGACAAGCTGTCAACTGTCAGTTTAGGGAATTCGGAGCAGCTCAAGCCAGGGGAATGGGCGATCGCGATTGGCAACCCCCTCGGTCTGGATAACACTGTTACATCTGGCATCATCAGTGCTACAGGTCGCTCCAGCAGTGATGTCGGCATTCCTGATAAGCGAGTTAGCTTTATTCAAACAGATGCCGCAATTAATCCTGGAAACTCTGGCGGACCACTGATAAATCAGCGCGGTCAAGTAATTGGCATAAATACAGCGATGCTTCAAGGCGCGCAAGGACTAGGCTTTGCGATTCCAATCAATACAGCTCAACGTATTGCCGAGCAACTGGTAGCGAAGGGCAAGGTAGAACACGCTTACTTGGGAATTCAGATGGTGGCGCTAACACCTGAGTTGAAACAAGACATCAACAACGATCCCAACAGTGGTCTGACTGTAGGTGAAGATCGTGGAGTGTTGATTGTCAAAGTTATGCCTGATTCTCCAGCGGCTAAAGCGGGTTTACGTGCTGGGGATGTGATTCACCAGATTAACGGTCAATCTGTTACAAGTGCTGACAGTGTACAACAGGCGGTAGAAAATAGCTCTGTGGGTGGTAGCCTACCGCTAGAAGTGCGTCGCAATGGGCAAGACTTCAATGTGGCTGTACGACCAGGTGCTTTAACAGCGCAAGCAGAATAGCTTAGGAATGGGCGATCGCCTGAGCCCAGCTCGTAAGAAAAGTAGTGGAAGCCTACCGAAAATTTCGGTTTCACCCCCACACAACCCCAAACGATTTGTTACATTAGGGAAGTGTCAAGGGCAGCCCCTAGAATTAGTGACCAGGCAGCAAACCGTCTACTAAAGGTAGTGTAATCACCTCCCGAAAGTGCGGTTGTGCCCCCAGCAAAGGGAGAACTGTCGAGTTACATTAGAGAAGTGTCAAGGGAATGCCAAGACACACCGAACCAAGAAAAAGAAATAGTTTGAAAGCCTAAAAAAGCATCCAATTCTCGTCAAAGAACTTAGTTTTGGAATGAAGCCCAAAACAAAAAACAAGAATAGGATTCCGGAAGCAAAAGTTTTCGGAGCCAACAAACTCAACAAAACGGAGAGTTTGATCCTGGCTCAGGATGAACGCTGGCGGTATGCTTAACACATGCAAGTCGAACGGTGTCTTCGGACACAGTGGCGGACGGGTGAGTAACGCGTGAGAATCTGGCCTTGGGTTCGGGACAACCACGGGAAACGGTGGCTAATACCGGATGTGCAGAGATGCAAAAGATTAATTGCCTGAGGATGAGCTCGCGTCTGATTAGCTAGTTGGTGGGGTAAAGGCCTACCAAGGCGGCGATCAGTAGCTGGTCTGAGAGGACGATCAGCCACACTGGGACTGAGACACGGCCCAGACTCCTACGGGAGGCAGCAGTGGGGAATTTTCCGCAATGGGCGAAAGCCTGACGGAGCAATACCGCGTGAGGGAGGAAGGCTCTTGGGTTGTAAACCTCTTTTCTCAGGGAAGAATACAATGACGGTACCTGAGGAATAAGCATCGGCTAACTCCGTGCCAGCAGCCGCGGTAATACGGAGGATGCAAGCGTTATCCGGAATGATTGGGCGTAAAGCGTCCGCAGGTGGCATTGCAAGTCTGCTGTCAAAGCTCAGGGCTTAACCCTGAAAAGGCAGTGGAAACTGAAATGCTGGAGTGCGGTAGGGGTAGAGGGAATTCCCGGTGTAGCGGTGAAATGCGTAGAGATCGGGAAGAACACCAGTGGCGAAAGCGCTCTACTAGGCCGCAACTGACACTCATGGACGAAAGCTAGGGGAGCGAATGGGATTAGATACCCCAGTAGTCCTAGCTGTAAACGATGGATACTAGGCGTTGAGAGTATCGACCCTCGCAGTGCCGTAGCTAACGCGTTAAGTATCCCGCCTGGGGAGTACGCGCGCAAGCGTGAAACTCAAAGGAATTGACGGGGGCCCGCACAAGCGGTGGAGTATGTGGTTTAATTCGATGCAACGCGAAGAACCTTACCAGGGCTTGACATG
This window of the Chroococcidiopsis sp. CCMEE 29 genome carries:
- a CDS encoding TrkH family potassium uptake protein, with amino-acid sequence MTVPRTICLGFLVMITVGTILLMMPFSTATGTWNDPIVALFTSTSAVCVTGLTVVDTGTYFSFWGQFFVVALVQIGGLGYMTATTFLLMLLGAKFGLRDKIAIQQALDRTGMHDSSQLIRSIIATTMIFEITGIFLLLPVFVPNYGFNQGLWLAIFHSINSWNNAGFGLFKDNFIGYQTSVPLVLVVTVLIIFGGIGYQVILEMYLWLRDRLLRKPERIIFSLDFKVATSTTLILLVTGTIAFFFIELRNPATFGDLNLGNRLLAAWFQSVTTRTAGFNTIDIGQMTTAGLFLTIAFMFIGASPGGTGGGMKTTTLRILTSCTKAILQGKEQVLLYERKIPVTLILKAIGVVVGSVATVMISTILIALAEPDLDFIKILFEAVSAFATVGLSTGITPSVSAAAKVILIVTMYVGRVGVLLLMAALLGNPRPTSVQYPEENLLVG
- a CDS encoding TrkA family potassium uptake protein encodes the protein MNLSSLNFFRSLRKDNKQFAVIGLGRFGRAVCTTLHRLGYDVLGTDIDEKLVAQALTDQIVAHALQLDSTEPGSLREAGIYELDTVIVAIGNYIQESIITTLNVKEAGVPHVVAKASTEIHGKLLQRVGADHVVFPEYEAGCALARSLTKPAILDRFDLDPDNSIVELIVPDEFHGRTIAELQLRSRYGLNLLAVSQEDKFEINPDPRKRLERGSAMVVIGCNKDINRLPI
- a CDS encoding HhoA/HhoB/HtrA family serine endopeptidase, with protein sequence MQINRRDSEPDLGQPNGTPFNSSVYKNRDLAKFSWQKPATYLSLVLLGAGITLSGNYLVSRNSLSIPLSGTQSSIIPAAQASLPPVTDSNFVTAVVERVGPAVVRIDASKTVTTATPEIFNDPFFRQFFGSELPTQPNQQIQRGTGSGFIFGADGRILTNAHVVDGADTVRVTLKDGRTFQGKVMGTDPVTDVAVVKIQADKLSTVSLGNSEQLKPGEWAIAIGNPLGLDNTVTSGIISATGRSSSDVGIPDKRVSFIQTDAAINPGNSGGPLINQRGQVIGINTAMLQGAQGLGFAIPINTAQRIAEQLVAKGKVEHAYLGIQMVALTPELKQDINNDPNSGLTVGEDRGVLIVKVMPDSPAAKAGLRAGDVIHQINGQSVTSADSVQQAVENSSVGGSLPLEVRRNGQDFNVAVRPGALTAQAE